The stretch of DNA AagtatacttttttgtttttttttaaatgattatataaAGACGAGATAATTAAACATAATATCACAGATCAGCTTATTTATCATCATCACTTGAAATCTTTATAAAcaatcaatataaataaaacataaaaaacaggATATAAACAGACTCAGCACATAAATCTAACTCTCATCATGTAACTAACTCTCAGTGTTTCCATAATGTCATTCACACTCATCCATCCATCACATTCATACAGGTATCACATATCTCATGCTGCTGACTGAGGTATTCTCCCTTTAATTCCGACAATCTCATCCCAACCTTTCCTACATGTTCGTCGAATCCATTCATCCTCATCATCATCTATAATTATAAGTCAAATATTTACAATGTGTTAACTTTTTAATTGGGGCACttcatttaaatttgtttgttcATCTTATTTCATATGGTAAAAAAATTagcttttttttttcataaaaataattttcaaatacatTGTCGGTGATATTCAGTTGAAAATATGTTGAATAAATAATAAAGGCATCCAAATAAGTAAATTTAGTAATGTCACAATTTTAGCTGGTGTAGTTGTGtagggttattttttttaagttcccTGTGTTTTCTTAAAATGATGTAATCTGTAGAACCTTAGCTCTTTGGTCCTTGTAACATTTTTTCGACAATTAGCGTAACAGCTAGTAATGTTAGATGATACCATGTACACATagtgttaaaattttgtaaaattggttgaggcaaatgccgatgttatttttcaaagatatcATTTTATTAAGGTGACCTTTGGTCTTTTCAACTTATTATTCCTCTGAATTGattatgatttataacaaaaacatgaGTCATACTATACCTTTAGATATaaatgtgcatacatgtattatataattaattaaaaatttaaagttttttttgtaagattttgtTCTAACTCAATACTTGCCTGCATTTCGTAAAAATTTCTGATTATAATCCACAACGACTCTTGTATCTGGATTATAGAATCCATCTCCACAATCATAACAGCCTTCTGGTATGTCTCTGGGTGGCACTCTGTTAGTTAACTGTGATCGAcctgaaagaaaaaatatattatcacaatatgaaaataaggtgatgtagtatgattgccaatgagacaactttctaccagagatactataagcaaaaccTTACTGTATtataagctataaaaggcacagacatgacaacatgtaaaaaaaaattggttaaaaTATTTAGTTCTTTCAACAAATTGAGAATTTCAAATATCAGCAAACAGGTAGTAGGTGTCTTACAGATGAAAAAGCGATCACACTTTATAACTCATCCTTGTCAAGCTGCTCACTAAATATGAAGAATTTTTGTCTAGTAGTACAATGAGATAAGCATTGAAATGTTTATAGGATGAATGGACAGTGGAATAAAAGGCTGCTGTCTTTTTGACTAATTCTTATGTCCCCTTTCATTTTTCATCATATAATATGCAGTAAAATATGCATACTAACTTTTTGATATTCTTCTATTCAGTGTTTGTTTTTGCAGGGGAGGTAaattatattattgtatttttttgtaggggagataacttatatcattgtatttttttgtagGAGAGATAACTTTCATCATTGTATTTTTTGCAGGGTAGATAACTGCTATTTATAATTAGACAGTATGTAAAAATGACCATAACATAAATATAGTTTTGTAGACTTACCTGCAGGTTTTAAACCATTACAAATTTCTGTATAAAATCTTCTATCATAACCATCACAATACTCCCAATTCTCTTCTTCATATCTTAAACCATCAGCAAATGTGTATTTACCCTGTAAAAAGAAGCATAATTTACAAGTGTCTACTGTCagaatatatattgaataaattattgaaaataaaatctattgTCTAGCTTTCAAAGATAGATAATTGATTGTCCAGAAAAGATAATAATCATTGAGCAAatagtttattttgtaaaattaatcaATAAGTGCTTTAGcagtgcattattttttttttcatctttagaAAATCTCTCATTAGATTCCATGGCAAATATCTTGTTAACTGTACATAAGTTTAGCATTATAATTGAAGACACTATGTTAAGTTGGTACCAATtcaaacacacatttttttattggaaaaatttcattgaacatgcatatacatgtagcagGTTGACATGCacttattttaatcattgagaagcttaatatttccttaacaatagaacATGATTAAAAagttaatttgattttaacagagttatctccctgtagtgttatttaccaccttAAAATCTAATACACTTGCATACCTCTATGGCAATACCATTTTCCCATGATGCATCATATTTACTTCCATTTGGGAAAAATAGTGTTCCTTTTCCATGGAACATACCATCTTTCATATCACCttcatattttgtttctgttGGAAATTCATATTTTCCCTTTCCCTCCATcctaaaaagtaaataaactgaattagtaaaattaaaaactcACTTGCATCGTTAGAATTTATAAAACTTAAAGTAAGAATTacataattgaaaatttaaaaaaaacttcaaagacactgtttcaatttttttttaataccactACAATTTGTACCCAGTATTTTGCACTGAAATTTTTTGGTAAaatgcattacttctttttaaaaaatcaattccaCCTGCATTgatatttctaaatttttgtgAGCATTTAAAAGGCCTTCAATTAAAGAAAATGTATGTGACATGAGAAATATTAGTCTGTTGTTGAAGACTAATCAGACTATAATATGCCCCCAAGATGTCTTATTATTATTGGTTTTATTGACTTGCTGTCTCATTAGTGTATGCATTATCACACATCTTCTTACAGCAATACCTATTCTATTCAATAACCTTTTAAGAGTAGTGGTTTTCATCTTTGATCTTCtatgttttttaacaatttatttctGACAGTATCATGCATTCTCAAAACTAACTTTGCTCACTTGTATGTTTACAagtttttctttgtattttttttttttattccttacaGTTTAAATTTGAGTAATACATGTTTGAATGTGAGCCAGTTCTAATTTACAATaagaaaatttaataataaaaaaatctagatACCATACTGGTACTACATGTAATAAAtccaaaattattaatttttctagCTTCCTGCATTTGAGCAAAAATTGTTTTGGGTATCATTTCCCTTTTCTGTTATTGTTTGTATCTGGACTTCGAATAAACATGTATAAAAAGGACATCATTTTAAAATCAGAGTTCGTGAAATCTTTTTGTCCttggtggtccttgaagaaaatctgctAGTCCTCactattaattctattgaaaaatactgaaattgtgtcagtcctatgcaaaattttggtggtaaaattCTGAGGACCGCCACTTTTCGCGAACTCAGTAAAATGTGTCTAGTGCTTATTCTACAAACAActtaaaagcaaacaaaaaatgaGTTCCCTGTGGAAACTCCTAGCTGATCTATACATACAGATTTTCATTGGAGGTAtttataaatcattatatttttttttaagttatggGAAGATAGCTTTTCCTCGTTTATATTCAAAACAAAGTCATAAACAAAATCCCTCCCAACTGCACCAATATCAGAACATTTCTGCATTGTCTTAACTTTTACAGATTCATAACTTTTTTCAacagaattttaaaatatgttgacctgataggtgatttttttttctttggtaatTAATGGTAAAGGGTTTTCTATTGTTCAGTTTACAAAAGAAGAGGTGTggtattgtttaatataaaaataaggagatgtggtatgattgcccatgaaGTGGGTGTTTACAAGCAATGTATATATTAATGAGGAAACTCATACTGTAGtcaggtacatgtacatataaacgTATGAAAGTCCCCAGCTGTGCAAcatggaaaaatgaaaaataatttaaactaaaaaattgACAACctgaattttaacaaaacaatttacaaaaatgtatatctaGAAGCCATGGACATGACTtccatagcattttttttttttaaatttcataatttgttaaatgtatttctacatctacatttgtacatgtatactatCTGCAGTGGAAATCCATAACACAGATACCTGACTGCTTAgtatatttttttgtagttttaataTTGCAGAAATCAATGACAGTATTTGAGTAAtaatttatacaaactttgtCCTTTCTCAACATTGCTTAAAGGTGACAGGGTTAAAAGGTTTTTCAGTTTTATCAGTTtggaaaaaaatgtcaatgtaaTGAGTATCCCTTTTATGGGAGGTACAGttcaagtactgtaaattcagaaattattgcaatgtttttatcattgtgaaaaatgcgacagggttatacgTTGTTATCGCCATCATTTGaaattgcattttgaaattttttatatgaattaaacaggatttttctcaatttcataaaaaattaaaaatacattttagtcttaaatggcAAAATCGCAATGATATTTGCActcaattatttctgaatttacagaccagtaataaatttttaatatttttgtaaaaaacatgTCTTGGTTCAAAAAGGGCACATACgtttattgtttgaaaaattttCCCCAAAgaactagaatgaaattcaaaacagtgtggctgtggccattgattgacacattaaaatcatccattgactgggacaatttacatgaacgtttgtctgtaacgaccaccgttcacgacgtacctacgatagacatttaaactgtggggtcaccaaaggtttctttacacctttaattataaaataattcaaaaaattaatcaggaataacctttatgttttgatttatataattgatataaatcaaaacattgtgttatttctgattagtttttcgaattactttattaaggtgttgagaacctttggtgaccccatagtttaagtgtctttaaaaagtacatagtgagcagtggttgttacatacaaacgttcacctaaattgtcccagtcaatggatgattttaatgtgtcaatcaatggccacaaccacactgttttgaatttcattctatacatgtacatctaactGTTATTTTATGGTCAAAGCATATTTAAGAATTTTGTAAGAGATGCATGGACTTATACCAAAACAAGAATgcgtccatagtacatggatgcccactcccactatcattttctatgttcagtggaccgtgaaattggggtcaaaactttaatttggaattaaaattaaaaagatcatatcatagggaacatgtgtactaagtttcaagttgatgtaactttaacttcatcaaaaactaccttgaccaaaaactttaacctgaactttgcactttcattttctatgttcagtggaccatgaaattggggtcaaaactataatttggcattaaaattagaaagatcatatcatggggaacatgtgtattaagtttcaagttgattggacttcagcttcatcaaaaactacctcgaccaaaaactttaaccgaacggacgaacggaggcacagaccagaaaacataatgccccctactatcgtaggtggggcataaaaagtggaCCCCTCTTAATTACACAAGTTGTtccaatacatgtataatgaatatTTCCCCCTTTACATGTTTTAAGTTTACTTTAAGTTTAAAAAGCTTAgcttttctttattcttttctACAAAAGGAAAATGACCCCTCGTCTTGGGACATTCCGTCATTGAAGGGATATCCCTCATTAGGGGGATTGTACCCAACCTGTTTATTGGTATATTACTTGCGTGATGGGTTTTAGACCCTTTGCATTTCAACGATGTAGATGTAGTAGATTTGCCAAGCTCAGTGTTTACGCTCAGTGTTTATGTAAAATTTTCATGGCTTGTCAACATGCTAGTATGGTGAGCTTAATTGATACAAGATTGAGTTGACTTGATgcacaggggcttgttacaattgTTACAATCCTCCCTTgtgtttttttaggggttcgtatatagtaaacccggcaattgtaacaagcccctgtgcTTGATGAGTGCATGTATAAAATGTGATAAATATATCTTATATTCTACTGATATTAACTGATATTAACCTCCCATTTTTGTGATCTCCATCATAACTGCTGCCTGTGTACTCCATTTTGCCGCAATATTTTGTTGTCAAGGAAAACGGAAGTAGTAATTTTATACAACAAACGTCGGACATCTTAAATCCGGAGAGTGTATACTGTAATGCGTGTTTTAACTAAATAAAAAGTCATTATATTAAGAGCTGTGAAGTagattgttttctgaattttgaaCTTTCCAACGGATAATAACAATAGAGAtcagtaaaaataaatttgtttattaagCTGTGAAGACGAGCAGGGtccgtatgcataaagctacttaaggatgtactaacttaggtgaggttaagtgaaaattaataaattaagaagttaaaattgattctataagctggtagagaatcaattaaggataaaaataagctaaagatattgataggtcatggagctcctttgtgagatatttgagattttaaATATTGCGGGAAAAGgttgactcggacttttaccttatatttgtatTGATATTATTGGGtctcaaaaaaagaaagaaaatcaagaatcttctaaaattttggtaaatgacctttcatgagctattaagcttagatgaaaaaataaatgggtgttatggggcaaaatattttacatcgtattgtatggaaaaactccaaggagtccgaacaattgatacaaattccaaaacctcacctaagtacatccttaagttaagattttccttagtaaacacttaGTTAACTCCGACCTTTTTATcaaagtggtatgcataaaaaatctcAAACTATGTATTTCCTAAGTAAAACCTTAGTTGTTTTaagtcacgcccacaaaacttaagtggtatgcataaaactccttatactaaggaaacacctaagataacacttaagtctaaggtacctatagagctaccttaaattttcaaaaatagttaaaaatcaatCGAAAGTATGCATTTTTGGGAGAACATTAATAGGTTACTTACAATTTAATTGATTAATAACAATATCAGTAACAAAATACtaattattcgtttatttattgctaaacaataaaatatatcttattttatattatcttatcttataataCAGTTATGGTTTAATCGCGAGATAATAGCAAAAGTACGTTAAATATGGTGGTGTGTgttaaagaaattaaagaaatttaactttgagtgaatatttgaaaatataatttagaaatagGGTGGTCCATTACAAAATCCCCTGTGGACATAATGCCATTTGTTTGAACATTTTCCGTTATCTTAGTTCAACCAGAAATGCGAGAAATCCATTAATTCAAGATTCATAAGAATAAATTTCCATAGTTGCGGTTTCCTATCAGTAAACGAAAAGAATAAAATACATTCTAAAATGCATATTTTGCGCTGCCAACATTAAAATTCGGAGATGAGATGTGATTGCCTATGaggcaactatccaccaaagttcaaatgaagtgcatataagcaattataggtaacATTATGGCctttaataataagaaaaacccataccgcatggACGACTACAAGAGCCATCAACCATGAtggaaaatgtgaaacaattgaaTTGAGAAAACTAGCAATTAACCGAATTAGATCAATACAATTAacgataaacaaatataattatgtCAGCCATGAACGAATGACACCAGCTGAACAAAATACTCCTGAATTGGGTATGGAAAgccaacactgtcttgttatgaccattttctttatatgatgtgcatttacctttatatgatgtgcaattgtcattatatgatgtgcaaacatccttatatgatgtacaaacatcattatttgatgtgcaaacatcattatatgatgtgcaaaaatcattatatgatgtgcaaacatcattatatgatgtacaaacatcattatatgatgtgcatgtatacttatatgatgtgcttatatacttatatgatgtgcaaatatacttatatgatgtgcatatgtacttatatgatgtgcgaatgtacttatatgatgtgcaaacattcttatatgatgtgcaaacgtACGTATATTATGTACAacgatccttatatgatgtgcaaatatacttatgtcatgtgcaaatatacttatatgatgtgtacatatcattatatgatgtgcagttaCCATTGTATTATGTgcaaatatctttatatgatgtggttgtgtcattatattatgtgcttgtaatcttatattatgtggtttggtttacttcattatgatgtcgaaacgtcattatatgatgtgctttcatcgtccttatggtcaatgaacatgattacgattagaatgattactgtctacgtcataactgattccgatctgcttctgtaaaCTATAAACCCGGCTCAAATATGTGTCCATCGCTAGCGAGAGTGCAATTAATAGGAAAAATGAGAcaatgcaatttaacaaaatcaacgtttTAAACAGTTCAGAGGGAGATAATTAAAAGATCAATTAATACAGGAGCTAATTGGAGAAATTTGCGGCTGTggcgaaaatatgataaaacaaattttgaggcTCTTTATAGGTTGCTATTTGGGTTTAGCAAAAGCtacgtgttgcaggtcgtactttgacctatgagtGTTTACTCTTACAAAatatgacttggatagagaggTTTCTCATTggttctcataccacatcttcttatttctattcattgcaaaatgtatcattgaactcacagtcagttttaaaaatatttcacaacaatagctataaaattatctactcatgcataatatggcgagatggtttgttttataaactgttattgaataatataaatggtAAGATGTATAATGTAGTGTTACTCCTccaaaaccatacaaagtcggatatatttgtgatatgatcatgacgtatacatgtagtgttttgtacttcctttatttgtctttgaaacaatctttttttcctcagaaaaagccaaaatatccaaattcggAGACTGCATGCTTAATCCACGTACTGCCCGCGAAATGCAAAATGGTCAGGTTTGGTAATGTTCACATATTTGTATTtacagattgtttattttcaac from Mytilus galloprovincialis chromosome 2, xbMytGall1.hap1.1, whole genome shotgun sequence encodes:
- the LOC143063781 gene encoding MORN repeat-containing protein 5-like is translated as MSDVCCIKLLLPFSLTTKYCGKMEYTGSSYDGDHKNGRMEGKGKYEFPTETKYEGDMKDGMFHGKGTLFFPNGSKYDASWENGIAIEGKYTFADGLRYEEENWEYCDGYDRRFYTEICNGLKPAGRSQLTNRVPPRDIPEGCYDCGDGFYNPDTRVVVDYNQKFLRNADDDEDEWIRRTCRKGWDEIVGIKGRIPQSAA